AAACTGATTGGTCAGCTTGACATTGATTAAATATCACTCGTTTTCAGATATTTCTTGTATCAATACAATTGAGTATTTATAATCGGGCGATTATACTTTTTATTGAAAGCTCATATAGCGGGGTCAAAACATGGACAAAAGCCTGGGATTTAATATCGCGGATGAACGGTTGTCGTATGACGGCTATCAGGATACCCAATCATTTAACGAAGATCAAATCATTGAATTTAATCATCGCCATAAAGCCGTTTTGGCCAATTATGATTTGACGCTCAATGCCTGTGACATCGTCACTCTCTGCGAAGAAATTAATTATAAGTCCAATCTCGGTGCGCTTCGTAATCGGCAATTGCGGCAATCGGTAATTTTATCAGCGGCGTTGTCAGCCGTGGCCGTTGGGCTGCATGGGCGAGGCAGTTTGTGTAACGTACCAAAAGAGCTTATCACCAAAGAACTCACCAATAATCTTAAGCGTGCCAACGACCGAACGGCGGCGCAAATCATGTCGGAAGTACTCCAGACAACGACCGAGACTTTGCCAATCGGTGAGGAAGTATTGATTGAATCGACCATCACCGAAGGCGCCCGCGCCAAGCCGGGAAAAGAGCCGGGCGGTAATCCGACTATCGCCGTTGGGGCGGTCTTTGGAAAAGAACACCATCGCGCCCAATACGGCTTGACCATGCCGCGAAACGTTACTCTTCTTTCGATGGGAAGCGACGTTGTCGAAGGTACGACCAAATCGGTCAAGGGGCTCCATTCCAGTATGACGGCTCTGTTCGTAACCGAATCAGGAGTCAAGCGGCATTTGCCGGATATTTATGTTCAACGATGGGGTTCTGGAAATTATTTTAAGGAATTCAATCCACGGGAACTGGATACTTCCGAGATTACCGATATCATTTCACAGTCATACGGTTTTTCCGACAAAAGCAAATTAAGCGCTTTCTTTCTCGACCGGGCTCGGCATCAGCCAATGATTAGTCAACTGCACCTGGAGGGGATTACCACTCCAATGGACAAAGACGGTGACTTACTACCGGCAGTGTTTCTCGGTCTGAATGGTTTGCGATTCCCCGATGGCCACGGATTACATTCAATGATAGGCGAAATTGGTGGATCGGCAGAATGGGCTATCGGTGTACTGCCATTGGTCTGGCGGGGCGGCCAGATGATCGGGATGCTGACGAGCCAGACGGCATTAACAAATTCCAAGCTTACCCCAGATGAACGCTGGAAGGAAAGATTCCATTTTACCGAAGAGGAATTCCTGACAATTCAGGACGCTCGTTTTGAACGAAAGCCGTATTTTACCGTTGCCGACATCGTCGAAGATCCGTTTGCCGGAGGCCTCAGCGCTTTTGGGGCCATCACCGATAATTATTATATCCCGATGGTCAAAGGGGTCGAGGCCAAGTCCGATAAAAAAACAATCAATGTCAATGTTATAACCGTCAATTCGCTGGGCATTGTGGAATGCTGGCTGATGCGGTTTAAGGCCAATCAGAATATAGATTACACGATCGATTTAATGTGCTCCCCCAAAGAAAAACTCGATGACCTTACCGGTAAAGAGTTGGAAAAAGCGATTGGGAAGATGCTCGATGACGAGCGGATGAGAGAAAGATTCCGGATATTTTTCACCAATGAGTATTACCCGGCATTGATTCCCGCCAGAGATAAGATGCTTCTTTTGAAAAATACAATTCGTAGCCTCATTGAGCGGTCGGCTCTTCAGGAAAAAAACGAAGAAATAGTCGAAGTTACTCAGAGACTCGCTAACGACTGGTTTATCAATTCCGATTAATAAATGATTTTGGGATATAACCGGCCGAATCATCTCGGCCGGTTTTTTTATGCTTTAGAAATTTCCAGAATAGTCCCGCCTTCGCCAGCAGTATCGATGAGATTGAGGGCTTCATTCAGGATATACAATTGCCTTTTTTCGTCATGAGGCAAACCCAACGGACGCCCTAAAAGATGCGGAGTGGTCACTAACCGCGGCAGTGACATAGCTTCCAGAGTAGTGCAAAAGGCCTGAATGGCGATAACTACGGTGGCAATCCCGGCCTTTTCAAAGGCTCGCGCGATGTGCCCCACGGACACATGACACACCGGTCAGACGGGGATTATGATAACCGCCTCAATTTCTTCATCCTGAAATGCTTTCGTCCATTCGGGAACGGATTTTTGATTCAATAATAATTGCGAGCAGGCTCCCACAAAGGAATAAGCGTATTGACTCAGGGAACCGATAACACTTTCGTTATGTAGTCTATTTAATAGTTTATACGGAAAGCAAACATTACTATTGGCTCGCGCTCCCCGAATATCATAACCCGCATGGCGAACCATGATATCTTTTTCTGATATATCAAAAGGAATCTTAGATAATTCGGGCTGGAGCTTGATTGTTTCGCCTATGGTTTTTATCGCTTCTTCCTGAGTCATATTCTTGCGTCCCAGCGGTTCGGGATCGTCGCCTCTGGCAAAATGACCGGTGGAGGTGAGGAGGGTCAGTTTCATTTGTGATACCGGTTTGGCGGGGCGAGCAAATGGTTTATCGTCATACTGCCATTTGCCTTTTGAGTCATAAGCCTTCATTTGCCATTCGGTCACATGCTCAATGATCCCATCAAAATCTTTATCATCAAACGAATCGCCGATTTTCCAGAGCAACTGTTGAAAGAAATCAGCCGCCAATTCCGGGGTGAGATTGGATAGAAATTTGAAATTCAAATCAGTACGCGATCCATAGCTGAATGAATTTTTAAAATCCTCAAATGATTCCGGTTTTGTTGTTTTCTTATTCATAGCAGTCCTTGCCGTTAAAAATATTGGCCTTAAATATATCTGTTTCTAATAGACACGACAAGTCCATATAATTTTTTCCATTTCCGGGTTGCATTTCCGAGAATTTATTAAGTTGTCAGACCGTCTATTTTGATTTATTATCAGGCGTAATTAGTACCCAAAAGCGAATACATTAAAAGCGGTAGATTGGCATGACTGATAATATTGAATTTAAGCATATTTTCCTGCCCTCGAATTTGATGTCAATCACTCGCATAATTCTGGCCCCGATAATTATTCTGATAATGATTTCAGATTCACATAATGCCGATCGAATCGCACTATTAGTTTTAATTATAGCGGGAATCACTGATTTTCTTGATGGCTTTCTGGCCCGCAAACTAAATCAGGTAACAAAGCTGGGGTTAATTCTCGATCCTCTGGCCGATAAAATTCTCGCGATTTTTCTAATTGTCGCGTTGGTAGTAATCCGTGATTTTCCGCTATGGTTAGTGCTTTTGGTTATTGGACGTGATATTTTAATTGTGCTGGCCGGGTTGTTTGTGATGGGTAAACGGGATGCTGTTCCCGCTTCGGATATTATTGGGAAATACTATTTTGGCGCCCTGGCCCATCTAATGGGCAGTTATATGGTTTCGTTTTCGTTCGGTCAATCGTTGATGTTTACTTTCACGCTGATCTTCTTTGTTTTTTCGACAATCAATTACGCTACGGCCTTTATTACTTTTGTAAAACATGGAAAGCCTTACTATTTGTTCAAAGGACGAGTCGTAGTTTTTATTGTGCGAGCATTGGCGATTGTCCTTTTGCCGATTTTTTACTACAAATTGATTATTTTCCTGTTTTTGTAGCATTGTCGAAATCCTCAGGAATTTCGCCCCATTAGTTTTTCAAAGTTATCCACATTATTTTTCATAAAATTTCGTGTAATGCGATATTCTCCTATAGGTTACAGCAAATTGGATTTGTTTTGTCAAATAAACATTTTTCAATCCCAAATGGGTTTGTTTCCTCAGAATAACGTTTTGGGTCATATCAAACCGGTGGTGATTACGACAGGCGAAGGGTAATACACTTTATCATTCCCCCGAAAGCGGGAATCCATACAGCCTTTGTCCATTCTCATACAAAGTCTTTTTCTCATTTGACTTTTTGCCTTTATATACTCCATCTTACATATTCGGATAAATTCTGAAAATACATCAGATTGGTTGAATAATTGCGATTACTCCAAGCGGGAACCCTCCAGAAAAAGTTGCAGTAGGCCATCGGTCATCTATTACATTGCAAATACTTAATCAATTAACTATTTTTTTCTTATTAAACGCATTTGGAGGAAATTGTGTCAGACAAAATATATAGCTCAAATAGTGAAACTTCAAGAATGTTAGTATTTTTGGGTTCAGGGGTTTCATATAAATCTGGTTTGCCGGATGTTAATAAAATTACCAATGAAGTATTAGATGGCAAATGGTTTAAGTATACCGATCAGAATTACTGGCCAATAACTTCTGATATAGTAATACCCTCTAATGATAACACAAAAGAGATACAGGCATTTTTGAGTATTTTGAAAGATGTCATCGATCCTTACTATTTAGAACGAACGGGTGAGGCATGTAATTATGAAGATTTATATTATGTATGCCAACAAATTTCGGAGAATGAGTACGGTATAACTAACAATCCTGCTGTAAATCCATTTATAAAAGAAATGAAAATGCAAACCGAATCATTAGGACAACTAAATAAGCTTGCTAAATATGCAGTATACTTAATTCATTGCGTAGTATGGCGATTGTTAACAAATGAAAATATAGTTAAAGGTTTTGATTTAATAAAGGAACTTATTGAAAACAATATTGGTGTAGATATTGCTACTTTAAATCATGATTTATTGATTGAAAGGTATTTGGAAAGTTCAGGTATTGAATATTCTGATGGATTTGACAAAAAGGAAGTCGATATTAGGTTTATTAGTGAAAATCCATTCGAATCTTGCGACAAGGTTCGTGTTTTCAAATTACATGGTTCAATAAATTGGTTTCGCTTTGAAAGAGAAATTATTGAAAACGGAAAACCAGTTGTGCTCAAAAGGTATGGAGTAGATACAATAAACGATTATATGCATTGTCGTGATTTGAATGGTGAATATTATGATGTTTCTACTTGGATGCCGATGTTTTTATCCGGATCTGTTAATAAGTTATTTAAGTACAATTTTGGCATTTTCAAGCATATTCTTTATCATTTTGATGAATGTCTGAACAAACATAATAGAATCTTAATGTCAGGATATGGATGGTCGGACATTGGCATAAATGGCCGTTTGTTGGAGTGGCTTGGTTCAAGTATGGATAATGCACTTGTTTTGTTGCATGAAAATCCTCAAGAGATTAGCCACAAAATGGTCAATTCAGGAAAAAATGTTTATGATGAATATAAAAACGATGGAAGATTGATAATGATTAAAAAATGGTTTTGCGATAGCAATTTTGATGACTTAAATCAACAAGCATAAAAAAAGCCCGGCTATCAAACCGGGCTCACAGTTCTTATTTCTTCCTGAATGATTTATCCGGGTATGGCGGAGGTGTGGGAATCTCAACCGGATGCTGTCTAATTTGTTCTTTCAGATATTCGATAGCCGCTTCCAGTTGGGCATCTTTGCCCATAAACGTTTCATGCGGCGGATTATCCAAAATTATATCCGGTTCAAATCCGTGTCCTTCAATAACCCATTCGCTATCGTCGTTATAAACACCGGACTGAGCTGCTGACGCGATACCCCGGTCCACCATGCGATTGTTAAATGATAGCCAGATTTCGCCGCCCCAGGTTCGGACCCCGATGACTTTGCCGATTTCGAGCTGTCTGATTCCTTCACAGAACAGCTCGCCGTCGGAGGCCGTCCACTCATTACACAGCACCACAATATGACCACCGAAAGAACTTTGCATATTGGGGTATGGCCGACCAGTTCTCGATTTCCAATAAACCCACGGTTTGCGAATTAATGATGATAAAATCCAACTATCGGTATTCCCGCCGGTATTATTGCGTACATCGACAATGAGTCCTTTTTTATGGAGAGACGCATAAAAATCGCGCACCCAGTAGGTATAACTGCTGGTTCCCATATTTCTAAGATGCACATATCCGATGTCATCATCGCTGTCTTCCTCGACTTTCAGACGCCGCGAATATTCCCAGTCTATATACCTGAGATTGCGAGCCGTTCTGGTCGAAATCGGTTTTACGATAACATCACGACTGTCGCCCTTATCGGTAGATTTGACTTTTATGCGAACCTGATTCCCAACTTGACCACGAAGCAGCATCTCCAGTTGAGGAACTGAAAGGGCTGATACGCCATTAACTTCGATGATTATATCTCCTTTATTGACATCAACACCCGGAGCATTTAGGGGGCTGCCGGTATGAGGCTCGTCGGGATCGGATTGATAAATATATTCAACTCGGAAACCGTCCTGCTTTTCATCCCGCATCAAAAGCGCTCCCAGCGAGGCGGTTTTGATATCATCATCGCCTTTGCGGAAATCACCGCCAGAGACATAAATATGGAGGGCCGATAATTCTCCAACCATTTCTCCGATGAGATCGGAAAGTTCACTGCGGTCGGTGATACGATCTACAAGGGGAAGATATTTCTTTAGGATGCCTTCCCAATCTACTTGATGCATTCCGGGATCGTAGAAATAATCGCGCTCCAACCGCCAGGCGTCGATAAACATCTGGCGCCATTCCCGTTTGGGATCGACGGTAAACGTCCAATCGCTTAGATCAACTTTGCTTTTTGACAACTCAGATGGGGCCGATGTTTTGGCATCGATGACATAAAAAGCGTCGCCTTTTTTAACCAGTAATTTTTTACCGTCCTGCGACAATTCATAACTGTTAACCCCGGATAACAAAGTTTTTACTTCGGCATCTTTGTTTTTTATCTCAATAGTCTGGAGTTTATTTTTATTGTCATGCAGGGCACGGGACAACCAGAAAAACTGCTCGTCGTTCGCGCTTAGTGAAAAATAATTTCCCGCCGGGACGGGGACATCCAGCAGGCGCGAGGCAATGCCATCGGCATCAATCGAGATAACTAATTTTTCCTTCTCCTCGTCATCATCCTTGTTATCCTTGTCATTTTTTTCCTCTTTTTTGGGGGATAATTCGTTTTCCGGTTTGAAGGGGGATACTTGATCTTTCAGAAGGGGAATCATAAAGATTTTGGTCATTTTATCCAAAGCTGTAAAGGGCTGACGAGAGCCCCAGGGACTGCCGGTGATGGGTTGGAAATTCCGATCAGACAGGAAATAAAGCCATTTACCATCAGGGCTCCAGACCGGACTGAAATCTTCATATCGTTCGGACGTCAACGCGATTTTGGTTTTATCCTTGAGGTCATAGACGATAATCTGGAAAAGGCCTGCGCCAACATTCTTGCAGTAAGCCAGCCAGCGATTATCCGGAGCCCAGTAAGCGTTTGAGATGCCGTATATTTCCGAGGTATCAATAACCGTATGCGAGTTATCATTGATATCATACAGCCAGAGTTTTTGATTTTTATCGGTGTAGGCCAGATACTTCCCATCCGGGGATGGAATTCCGTCAAACCGTAATATTTTTCCGTTATCCGTAAGCTGTTTCGGATTTCCGATTCCATTGCCCGGAATTTGCCAGAATTCCATCTCGCCTGAGGCGTCGGATAAAGCAATCAATGAATCGGTACCAGGCAGGAAGCGGGTATCGCGATAACGGATACCGTCTTCGTGAGTGGCTTCAATCAAGCGACCCTTCTCGACCGGCGCGACAAAAATCCGCCCTCTTGATGTCAGCACAATTTTATCGTTGTCTGCCGACAAATGCGTACTGGTCAAATAGGTAAACGGTTCTTTAATCCATTTTTCCCGCAGGTGATCGAAATCGGATGAAAGATGAATATCGAGTTTTTTTTCGGTGTCGTCGATGAAATCATACAGATACAAATCGGCCCCGGCCTGATATACTATTTTCCCTTTTGATAATGACGGTGACTTGGCGTCGAAACTGGTTTGAAAAGTATGCTGCTTTTTATCGCTTCCGCCTTCGTCCATCGACCAGACATTCATAATACCGTCGCGATCAGTCAGAAAATATATGCGGCCATCATAATACATCGGCGAACTATTTGTGCCGGTATAATCGTCAGTTAGATTAACCGCCTCCTCGGAGCCGTTTTCGAATTTCCAGATATTCTGCGCTGAGCCGCCGCGATAACGTTTGGTATAACTTCCCTGAAACGGCAATCGCGTGAAATATAGAGTGCCGCCCGAAGAATTATAGGTTCCCTGGGCCGCCTGGCTAAGCGGAATGATTTCAAATTTCGCACTGGCGGGATTCAAACTAACTAACTGAGTATTGGGAAGAGTCGAATAGGAACCGGTCGAATACAGAATTTTTCCGTCCGGCGACCATCCCTGCACGTATGAAGCGCGGCTGTTGCTGGTCAACCGTTGCGGAAGTCCGCCGTTTATCGGCATGATATAAACATCCGCGGGGCCTTCATAACGAGCCGTGAACGCGATAATTTTACCGTCATGCGAAATTACCGGATGCGTTTCCTGATCGGGATGAGTAGTTAATCTCCGCGCCGCGCCGCCGTTAACGTTTACTTTCCATACATCACCTTCGGCGACAAAGACAATAGTTTCACCATGGATAGCCGGAAAACGATAATATCCGATCTTTCCCGATGCGCTGTTTTGATCGGCCCGGATTATCTCTGAATAAGAAAAGGCTAACAGAATTAAAAAAAGAAAGGATAAAAAGAAGGTCCGCCTCATAATTTCCTCCGGGTGAAAGATTAACTTAGAAAATTCGTTGCTTTATTAAATATTATAATACTGAATACGATTAATCAGGTCAACTGATTCAGGAAATTCAATTTTGCTGACTTGAGCTTATTTTATATTCCGCTGTTTTTGTATTTAAGGCAATCATTGATTATATGAAATAGTGGGGAACTGGTGATTTTAGTTATCGGAATAATGTTACGGTTGTTATTAATATTCCTCCAAAATACCCGATAGCAATTATCAGAGGAATATACCGGGTAAAATGAGTGCGCTCTTAATATAGTAGAAGATACTTACTCAGGTTGAAGTGATATGATATTTCACTTACCTGAAATATAAAAAAAATAATAGGCGACAATCAGATATGGCCGAAATGGTTCAAATCGACAGCAAGGAATTAATGCCGATTAATCTAAGCTCTCTTCGCATTGACAGTACGCTTGATTTCAATCTATACATAGAGATGGAACAGGAGTTTGTATTATTTCGCGCGCCAAGTCTCCCATTTACCGAAAAAACTCGAAAGACATTATTGGATAATGGGGTTGAACGGCTATATGTGCCCCAGGAGGACAAAAAATCTTACCACAGGTATATTGAACGTCATTTGAGCAACATAATAAACGATGATACCATCACTGAGGATTCAAAATCCGCGATTATTTACGATAGCGCTAAGATGGTTGTCAAGGATTTGCTTGAGAAACCATCATTACCGGAAAATCTCCAGCGCAGTCTGGCTTTGGTGGAATCGACAACGCTACACCTGCTAAAAACCGAGAGTTCCTTTCAGACTATGCTGAAAGTCATGTCCTTTAATTATACTACATATACGCATTCGGTAAATGTATGCACTATCGCGCTTGCCCTGGCCAGAAAAATGGGGATTCGGGATAATCAAAACCTTCACCATCTGGGAATCGGCGCATTATTACATGATATTGGAAAATCGAAAATTTCCGCAAAAATACTGGACAAGAAAGGTCCGTTGGATACTTCTGAAATGGAAATTATAAAACGCCACCCTCAATACGGATTTGAATTAATCATTAATTCGGAAATTATTCCCCACGAGTCGCATTATCCAATCTTGCAGCATCATGAGCGTGAAGACGGGAGCGGATATCCTCATAATTTGATTTCTAAAGAAATTCATAGATTCAGTAAAATCGTGGCTATCGCCGATGTTTTTGACGCCATGACGACTCAGCGATCATATCGAAACGCAAAAGACGCTTATCCTGCCCTCACGGAAATGTATGATACTATTCATACTTTCGATAAAGAAATGTTGGTGACGCTGACAAATCTTCTGGGTGCAGGCTCAAATTAAAATAATTCCCAAAACGATCAACTCCATTAAAATTTCTTCTGATACGCGTGGCAATAAGGCTGGCCCTTTTTGTTGGAATAATAATCCTGATGATAATCTTCCGCCTTCCAGAAAGTACCGACGGGAGTTAATTCGGTTGCGACTTTGTAACCCTTATCTTTAAGAATACAGATAAGTTTTTCAGAAATTTGTTTTTGTTTTTCATCGGTATAGAAGATGGCTGAGCGGTATTGTTTTCCGATATCGGGTCCCTGGCGATCAATTTGAGTAGGATCATGAATTTCAAAAAATAATTTTGCGAGATCTTCATAACTAACAAGGCTGGGATCAAAGACGACTTCAACCGCCTCGGCATGGCCCGTGTTTTCGTAACAAACTTCTTTATAAGATGGGTTTTCAGTGCGGCCCCCTATATAACCAACCGTAGTTGAAATTACCCCGCCGGTCTTTTGCAAATAATATTCAACACCCCAGAAACAACCGCCTGCGATATACGCTTTTTGATATCTTTCAGGTTTTTCTTCGGGGATAAACTTCATGGAAATGGAATTGACACAATGCCGCGCATTTTTATCGGTGAAACCTTCGCCCAAAAACAGATGTCCGAGATGAGCGTCACAGTTTGCACAAAGGATTTCAGTTCTTCTACCATCGGCATCGGTTTGATGTTTCACGGCGCCTTTTATCTCATCATCGAAGCTGGGCCAACCACAATGGGCATCAAACTTATCTTCGGATTTATAAAGCGGAGCGTCGCAGCGTTTACAAACGTAAGTTCCTGCTTTCCAATGATCATATAATTCACCGCTGAAGGGACGCTCGGTTCCTTTGTGAATAATTACCGCCGTTTCTGCGGGAGTAAGATCATTATATTTTTTATTCTTAATTTCATCAGCCATTATTGTAATCTCAAATAGTAAAAGCAGGCAAACCGTCGCCCCTAATGTAAATTTGCTTAATCCTAACATACCGACCGGCTTTTAAAGTATTCTCAGATTCCATTCCTGTCATACATTAAAAACCATCGGGTAAGATTTTTGTTCCATTGGGGAAAATATAAAGGGAAAGAATAAAGAAGCAGGCTGACAAATATTCCTGATAAAAATATCAGCCGGAAATTAAACACTTCCGGCCAATTAATGCATTCGGAGATAACTTTAAACCTGATACCGTGAGTTATTCTCCCCGATTAGCCGCAATCTCCAAAAATTCAATTAAATCCCCGCGTAATTTTGCCAAAGAGGCTTCACGAATATACATCATGTGTCCGGCCTCATAAAAGCCCATGGTAACATTATCTCTCAGACTTTTATCCAGACCGAGATGATTGAAAGTATACTGAGTCGCGAAATAAGGCGTGGCCAAATCGTAATAGCCGTTGGCGACAAAAACTTTCAAATAGGGATTTTTCGTCATGGCGCTACGCAATCTTTCGGCGGTATTGACATATCGATTCTGATATCGCTTGTAACTCCAGGGGCGAACCCGGCCGGTTAAAATTTCATAAGATAATTCGCTTTCGAATTTCAACTCCCGGCGCACGTAATCATTAAAGGTTGTGGAATATGGTCCCAGAATAACGGCGTCATAGCTGGGATCGTAATCGACGCCTTCCCCGGCGGCATCTGAATCGATACCTTTGAAACGGCTATCGAGACGGCCCACGGTTCTATGCTCATCCCGAAGCAGTTCTTTGACAAAACGATAGATCATAATGCGCATGTTGGTCTGCCTGACATATTCTTCCGAGAGCCCGGTAAAGCGAGCCAGTTTGGCCACTATTTCGTTACATTTCTCATCTGGCAGGTTGTCGCCCTTTAGCAATGCGGTGGCGTATTCACCCAGGGCAAATTCCTCAACCTGCTGCAAAGTTGCTTTCAAATCCGCCTGCAATTCGCCATCGAGTTGCTTGTGATACCAGGCCGTCGCCGTATAGGTAGGCAAAAAGAGAATATACGGCAGGTCGTTACCGGCGCTGAAGCGGGCCGTTTGAAACTGAAGTATTGACGAAACGAGCATGATGCCGTTCAAGTACATACCATGTCGCCCCTGAAGATAATCGGAAAGCCCGGCGGCGCGCAGGGTTCCGTAACTTTCGCCAATCAAAAATTTGGGCGAGCTCCATCGTTCGTACCTGGTAAGACATAATCGGATAAATTCACCCACTGAGGAGATATCTTCATCGACGCCATGAAACTGTTTTGGATCCTCGCCTTCCACCGCACGGCTGAAGCCGGTACTGACCGGATCGATAAAGACCAGATCAGTTTTATCGATAAGTGAGTACTCATTATCGATTAAT
The sequence above is a segment of the Candidatus Zixiibacteriota bacterium genome. Coding sequences within it:
- a CDS encoding bifunctional methionine sulfoxide reductase B/A protein, with translation MADEIKNKKYNDLTPAETAVIIHKGTERPFSGELYDHWKAGTYVCKRCDAPLYKSEDKFDAHCGWPSFDDEIKGAVKHQTDADGRRTEILCANCDAHLGHLFLGEGFTDKNARHCVNSISMKFIPEEKPERYQKAYIAGGCFWGVEYYLQKTGGVISTTVGYIGGRTENPSYKEVCYENTGHAEAVEVVFDPSLVSYEDLAKLFFEIHDPTQIDRQGPDIGKQYRSAIFYTDEKQKQISEKLICILKDKGYKVATELTPVGTFWKAEDYHQDYYSNKKGQPYCHAYQKKF
- a CDS encoding CDP-alcohol phosphatidyltransferase family protein translates to MTDNIEFKHIFLPSNLMSITRIILAPIIILIMISDSHNADRIALLVLIIAGITDFLDGFLARKLNQVTKLGLILDPLADKILAIFLIVALVVIRDFPLWLVLLVIGRDILIVLAGLFVMGKRDAVPASDIIGKYYFGALAHLMGSYMVSFSFGQSLMFTFTLIFFVFSTINYATAFITFVKHGKPYYLFKGRVVVFIVRALAIVLLPIFYYKLIIFLFL
- a CDS encoding peptidase S10: MYKISRAIFLILILSLFAVVGVYSQDNKKPEGKEGKKPARTEVKENLKETTHEIVINGKKIEYKAIAGTMPLKIDTKDATAEIFFIAYFRTDAGDLAGRPITFSFNGGPGSSSVWLHMGLLGPRRVLMTPEGDALPPPYELIDNEYSLIDKTDLVFIDPVSTGFSRAVEGEDPKQFHGVDEDISSVGEFIRLCLTRYERWSSPKFLIGESYGTLRAAGLSDYLQGRHGMYLNGIMLVSSILQFQTARFSAGNDLPYILFLPTYTATAWYHKQLDGELQADLKATLQQVEEFALGEYATALLKGDNLPDEKCNEIVAKLARFTGLSEEYVRQTNMRIMIYRFVKELLRDEHRTVGRLDSRFKGIDSDAAGEGVDYDPSYDAVILGPYSTTFNDYVRRELKFESELSYEILTGRVRPWSYKRYQNRYVNTAERLRSAMTKNPYLKVFVANGYYDLATPYFATQYTFNHLGLDKSLRDNVTMGFYEAGHMMYIREASLAKLRGDLIEFLEIAANRGE
- a CDS encoding fructose-bisphosphatase class II — translated: MDKSLGFNIADERLSYDGYQDTQSFNEDQIIEFNHRHKAVLANYDLTLNACDIVTLCEEINYKSNLGALRNRQLRQSVILSAALSAVAVGLHGRGSLCNVPKELITKELTNNLKRANDRTAAQIMSEVLQTTTETLPIGEEVLIESTITEGARAKPGKEPGGNPTIAVGAVFGKEHHRAQYGLTMPRNVTLLSMGSDVVEGTTKSVKGLHSSMTALFVTESGVKRHLPDIYVQRWGSGNYFKEFNPRELDTSEITDIISQSYGFSDKSKLSAFFLDRARHQPMISQLHLEGITTPMDKDGDLLPAVFLGLNGLRFPDGHGLHSMIGEIGGSAEWAIGVLPLVWRGGQMIGMLTSQTALTNSKLTPDERWKERFHFTEEEFLTIQDARFERKPYFTVADIVEDPFAGGLSAFGAITDNYYIPMVKGVEAKSDKKTINVNVITVNSLGIVECWLMRFKANQNIDYTIDLMCSPKEKLDDLTGKELEKAIGKMLDDERMRERFRIFFTNEYYPALIPARDKMLLLKNTIRSLIERSALQEKNEEIVEVTQRLANDWFINSD
- a CDS encoding glycine/sarcosine/betaine reductase selenoprotein B family protein, which encodes MNKKTTKPESFEDFKNSFSYGSRTDLNFKFLSNLTPELAADFFQQLLWKIGDSFDDKDFDGIIEHVTEWQMKAYDSKGKWQYDDKPFARPAKPVSQMKLTLLTSTGHFARGDDPEPLGRKNMTQEEAIKTIGETIKLQPELSKIPFDISEKDIMVRHAGYDIRGARANSNVCFPYKLLNRLHNESVIGSLSQYAYSFVGACSQLLLNQKSVPEWTKAFQDEEIEAVIIIPV
- a CDS encoding HD domain-containing phosphohydrolase, encoding MAEMVQIDSKELMPINLSSLRIDSTLDFNLYIEMEQEFVLFRAPSLPFTEKTRKTLLDNGVERLYVPQEDKKSYHRYIERHLSNIINDDTITEDSKSAIIYDSAKMVVKDLLEKPSLPENLQRSLALVESTTLHLLKTESSFQTMLKVMSFNYTTYTHSVNVCTIALALARKMGIRDNQNLHHLGIGALLHDIGKSKISAKILDKKGPLDTSEMEIIKRHPQYGFELIINSEIIPHESHYPILQHHEREDGSGYPHNLISKEIHRFSKIVAIADVFDAMTTQRSYRNAKDAYPALTEMYDTIHTFDKEMLVTLTNLLGAGSN
- a CDS encoding S41 family peptidase, with protein sequence MRRTFFLSFLFLILLAFSYSEIIRADQNSASGKIGYYRFPAIHGETIVFVAEGDVWKVNVNGGAARRLTTHPDQETHPVISHDGKIIAFTARYEGPADVYIMPINGGLPQRLTSNSRASYVQGWSPDGKILYSTGSYSTLPNTQLVSLNPASAKFEIIPLSQAAQGTYNSSGGTLYFTRLPFQGSYTKRYRGGSAQNIWKFENGSEEAVNLTDDYTGTNSSPMYYDGRIYFLTDRDGIMNVWSMDEGGSDKKQHTFQTSFDAKSPSLSKGKIVYQAGADLYLYDFIDDTEKKLDIHLSSDFDHLREKWIKEPFTYLTSTHLSADNDKIVLTSRGRIFVAPVEKGRLIEATHEDGIRYRDTRFLPGTDSLIALSDASGEMEFWQIPGNGIGNPKQLTDNGKILRFDGIPSPDGKYLAYTDKNQKLWLYDINDNSHTVIDTSEIYGISNAYWAPDNRWLAYCKNVGAGLFQIIVYDLKDKTKIALTSERYEDFSPVWSPDGKWLYFLSDRNFQPITGSPWGSRQPFTALDKMTKIFMIPLLKDQVSPFKPENELSPKKEEKNDKDNKDDDEEKEKLVISIDADGIASRLLDVPVPAGNYFSLSANDEQFFWLSRALHDNKNKLQTIEIKNKDAEVKTLLSGVNSYELSQDGKKLLVKKGDAFYVIDAKTSAPSELSKSKVDLSDWTFTVDPKREWRQMFIDAWRLERDYFYDPGMHQVDWEGILKKYLPLVDRITDRSELSDLIGEMVGELSALHIYVSGGDFRKGDDDIKTASLGALLMRDEKQDGFRVEYIYQSDPDEPHTGSPLNAPGVDVNKGDIIIEVNGVSALSVPQLEMLLRGQVGNQVRIKVKSTDKGDSRDVIVKPISTRTARNLRYIDWEYSRRLKVEEDSDDDIGYVHLRNMGTSSYTYWVRDFYASLHKKGLIVDVRNNTGGNTDSWILSSLIRKPWVYWKSRTGRPYPNMQSSFGGHIVVLCNEWTASDGELFCEGIRQLEIGKVIGVRTWGGEIWLSFNNRMVDRGIASAAQSGVYNDDSEWVIEGHGFEPDIILDNPPHETFMGKDAQLEAAIEYLKEQIRQHPVEIPTPPPYPDKSFRKK